In Astyanax mexicanus isolate ESR-SI-001 chromosome 7, AstMex3_surface, whole genome shotgun sequence, the genomic stretch tgtgtgtgtgtgttagtttgctaggttaaatgtgtgtgtgtgttagtttgctaggttaaatgtgtgtgtgtgtgtgttagttagctaggttaaatgtgtgtgtgtgtgtgtgtgttagtttgctaggttaaatgtgtgtgtgtgtgtgtgtgtgtctgttagctaggttaaatgtgtgtgtgtgtgtgtctgttagctaggttaaatgtgtgtgtgtgtgtgtgtgtgtgtgttagttagctaggttaaatgtgtgtgtgtgtgctaattagctaggttaaatgtgtgtgtgtgtttgtgtgttagtttgctaggttaaatgtgtgtgtgtgtgtgttagctaggttaaatgtgtgtgtgtgtctgtgtgttagttagctaggttgtgtgtgtttgtgtgtgtgtgcttgttagctaggttaaatgtgtgtgtgtgtctgtgtgttagttagctaggttaaatgtatgtgtgtgtgtgttagtttgctaggttaaatgtgtgtgtgtgtgtgtgtgtgtgtgtgtgtgtgtgtgtgttagtttgctaggttaaatgtgtgtgtgtgtgtgtgtgtgtgtttgtgtgttagtttgctaggttaaatgtgtgtgtgtgtgtgtgtgtgtgtgtgtgttagttagctaggttaaatgtgtgtgtgtgtgtgtgtgtgtgtgtgtgtgtgtgtgtgttagtttgctaggttaaatgtgtgtgtgtgtgtgtgtgtctgttagctaggttaaatgtgtgtgtgtgtgtgtgtgtgtgttagttagctaggttaaatgtgtgtgtgtgtgtgtgtgttagttagctaggttaaatgtgtgtgtgtgtgtgtgtgttagttagctaggttaaatgtgtgtgtgtgtgtgtgtgtgtgtgttagttagctaggttaaatgtgtgtttgtgtgtgtgctaattagctaggttaaatgtgtgtgtgtgtgtgtttgttagttagctaggttaaatgtgtgtgtgtgtgtgtgtgtttgttagttagctaggttaaatgtgtgtgtgtgtgtgtgtgtgtgtgtgtgttagttagctaggttaaatgtgtgtgtgtgtgtgttagttaactaggttaaatgtgtgtgtgtgtgtgtgtgtgtgtgtgtgtgttagtttgctaggttaaatgtgtgtgtgtgtgctaattagctaggttaaatgtgtgtttgtgtgttagtttgctaggttaaatgtgtgtgtgtgtgttagctaggttaaatgtgtgtgtgtgtctgtgtgttagtttgctaggttaaatgtgtgtgtgtgtgtgtgttagttagctaggttaaatgtgtgtgtgtgtgtgtgtgtttgtgttagctaggttaaatgtgtgtgtgtgtgtgtgtgtgtgtgtgtgtttgtgtgtgtgtgttagtttgctaggttaaatgtgtgtgtgtgtgtgtgtgtgtgtgttagtttgctaggttaaatgtgtgtgtgtgtgtgtgtgtttgtgtgttagtttgctaggttaaatgtgtgcgtgtgtgtgtgtgtgtgtgtgtgttagttagctaggttaaatgtgtgtgtgttagtttgctaggttaaatgtgtgtgtgtgtgtgtgtgttagttagctaggttaaatgtgtgtgtgtgtgtgtgtgtgttagttatctaggttaagtgtgtgtgtgtgtgttagttagctaggttaaatgtgtgtgtgtgtgttagttagctaggttaaatgtgtgtgtgttagtttgctaggttaaatgtgtgtgtgtgtgtgtgtgtgtgtgtgtgtgtgtgtgtgtgtgtgtgtgtgtgtgtgttagttagctaggttaaatgtgtgtgtgtgctagttagctaggttaaatgtgtgtgtgtgtgttagttatctaggttaaatgtgtgtgtgttagtttgctaggttaaatgtgtgtgtgtgtgttagttagctaggttaaatgtgtgtgtgtgttagttagctaggttaaatgtgtgtgtgtgcttgttagctaggttaaatgtgtgtgtgtgttagttagctaggttaaatgtgtgtgtgtgtgttagttagctaggttaaatgtgtgtgtgtgtgtgttagttatctaggttaaacgtgtgtgttagttagctaggttaaatgtgtgtgtgctagttagctaggttaaatgtgtgtgtgtgtgtgtgtgtgtgttagttatctaggttaaacgtgtgtgttagttagctaggttaaatgtgtgtgtgtgtgtgtgtgttagttagctaggttaaatgtgtgtgtgtgttagtttgctaggttaaatgtgtgtgtgtttgtgtgttagtttgctaggttaaatgtgtgtgtgtgtgtgtgtgtgttagtttgataggtgaaatgtgtgtgtgtgtgtgtgtgtgtgtgttagttacctagtttaaatgtgtgtgtgtgtgtgtgtgtgtgttagtttgctaggttaaatgtgtgtgtgtgtgtgtgtgtgttagcttgcttggttaaatgtgtgtgtgtgtgttatctaggttaaatgtgtgtgtgtgtgtgtgtgttagttatctaggttaaatgtgtgtgtgtgtgttagttagctaggttaaatgtgtgtgtgaagtgtgtgttgtcatctttttgtttcttgtgtattcttaatgtagttgcgttGTAATCTTTTTGTTTGTTGCGTattcttaatgtagttgcgttGTCATCGTTTTGTTTGTTGCGTattcttaatgtagttgcgttgtcatctttttgtttcttgtgtattcttaatgtagttgcgttGTAATCGTTTTTGTTTGTTGCGTATTCTTAatgtagttttcctttaattggcCTCATctggcaaactaattatcacaggtgtctaagattgatttcagtgatccaaagatcagatcaaatcaaatcaaatttatttgtatagcgctttttacaacaggtgttcgcacaaagcagctttacagaaacatgattacaggacaaagaatcaggcaaaacattaaacatagaaaatacagaatacagaacccccagtgagcgcggaggtaaggaaaaactccctcagagctgcaggaggaggaagaaaccttgggaggaccaagactcacatttgaggggggaccatcctaccactggtcaaacggcttttaaattaaaatttaaaaaatcttttatacatccatataggttagcaccactaatggcttggatgtaatcagtagtggagaataagatggacagtgagcagctgatctgtggtgatggtggagaagagctgacttcagaaacttccatcagtctggccggacaggagacgcaagagcctgagggtccaacatcggtatcgggtcagacaggtgggcagtcagtaactcggaggaaggcagagagatggaattagttttgactggatttatgcaaaacagagaatataaaacattatcagagtgtggctaatgactccggcagaactgaataaaacagcctaactaaaggcagagagccagaaggtaacatagacatggaggctccctgaaacactggcatccacccactccaccgtccacaaacctgagtgaccgtgtgcagtgggagaacagcagcacagcatctcagtttaccacaattccctctgtccatgaacccctgaatctgcagccttatctaaagggaaaaacattaattaccaaaagctaaactaaacaagtaagttttcagtctagacttaaagattaaaactgtgtctgagtcccgaacatattcggggagattattccagagttgaggcgctttataagagaaagctcttcctcctgcagagctcctctgaattttaggaactactaataaaccagcaccctgtgatcgaagtaatcgcggtggttcataataggagatgaggtctcataaatactcaggagcgagcccgtgtagggctttatacgttaacaggagaattttatagtctatgcggaatttgactggcagccagtgcagtgctgacaggactggactaatatggtcaaattttctagttttagtaaggaccctggctgcagcattttgaactagctgaagtttatttaagttactgccggaacatccagacagtagagcattacaataatctagccttgaggtaatgaaggcatggactaatttttctgcgtcatgcagtgatagggcatttcttagcttggcgatgttacgtaggtgtagaaaagctgttctagtaacattagatatgtgtttatcgaatgctagatctgaatctataataactccaaggtttttagctgctgaaccaggtgtgactgagaagtcggccagatttagcattaagtctgataatttatttctagcagcttttgggcctaataggagaacttctgttttttcactatttaataggaggaagttgtgcgacatccacaatttcacatcttttacacaatcctcaattttctttaatgAAGAtatgatatgaagagctgcgtgtcatccgcataacaatgaaaatctacgtcatgttttctaataactttgcccagtgggagcatatataatgtaaataataatggtcctaatatagagccttgtggaattgcatatcttaccttggtataactggaagacatatcatttatcctcacaaactgatagcgatcggttaagtttggtttaaaccatgataatgcagttccagttacaccaaccatgttttctagtctttctaaaaggatagtgtTGTATGATCtgttgtatcaaaggctgcgctcagatcgagaagtacgagtagggaagcacagccttggtcggcggctgtaagtagattgtttgttattttatctaaagctgtctcagtgctatgataaggcctaaatccagattgaaatttctcatagctctggtttctttgcaggtaagagcaaagttgttgggccacagctttttctaaaatcttagaaataaacggtaagtttgaaatagttctatagttagacagtacagtaggatcaagatttggtttcttgatcagaggttttattACAAAGAGCCCTGGAACAAAATTAAAAACGGGGTGTAcgtaaaaagaaaacaataggaaattttaaaaagaccataaaaatatatgataaaagtaaagattttataaactataaaatgaagaaaattaataataataaactaagaaaatgagaattaaaataaaaacaaactaaactaatttgataaataaataaagaaatataaataaaactaattcaaaattaaaataatataaaatataatctcattaataaaactcatttaaaacaatcacaggctttctgatggtgcaCAGAATAATGACATTAGCTTTATAGATctgtatatttcacattttttgaagttttgaatAACTGATGGGCAGCGCTAGACCCGAGCGCAGTGACAATATGCAAAGTCCATGttatgaacataaatataaaaccttataaatgtcaaaaaatatatatctaatattaacttatagttactgtgccaagtatattttgttttatagtaGCTTTCTGAAGGCTCTGGGCCAGGTGTTCTTTGCTGTGGTAGAGACGTGATGGTATCTGATATTTAGCTAAGGGTGAGCAGTGCGCACCATGATCGGTGATCCAGACTGGTTGTGCTCTATTTTCCGCCACCAAGAAATAAACACGCcatatatttacctgaacacatgttAATTCGAGACCACCACAGGGTGCACGATAGGGCCCTCTATGTTCGAGatccacttttatttttttacttgtacTTGGTTTGGACAAACACATGATACCCCTGAAGTAACTTGTATTTACCTATTTTAGTCACTTTTTGGATTTGTTATCCGAGTTGTTACTGCTGGAAAAAAGATTCCCACGCAGCAGCGGGTAGTGATGGCTACGGGTGGAAAAATGAGTCAAGTATTGGAAAGTGAACATTAGGAGGTAGTGTTTCGTAATGTCACCAAACTACCCAATTATTTAAAGTGGCagcataatttattaaatatgaatCAGCACTTACTTTAGCAGGCTGAATTGACAGTTTTACCGAGCAGTATCTGTATGTTGTGTGCACCCCTGTGCTAAGATGTATTGAAGTGTATATACAgtttcagtcaaaagtttggacaccttaaatttggcatttttctctttactttaaaattttctgcattgtagattgatactgaagtcatccaaatgTGAGGAGAAActactgaattatttaataaacaaaaatgtgacAAACCAATAtgtgtttcatattttttaaagtagcacctcttgcttagatgatacctttgcacatcttggcattttctttgTCAGCCGTTCCGAATATccctatttaaaaatgttgtaatccatattatggaaagaacttGTCACACCTGATGGTCGTTCCAGCATTCAGAGATCAGCATCTCCGGACTATTGAACTgactcctcccacacacacacctgtgtggAATAGCTCATTAGAGACTCTATATATACCTGAACTCTAACTCTGCCTCCTTGCGAGGTATTGCCACTCTCCGTGTTCTTCAAGAAAAAAAGGTCTGACAAGCGCAAACATGATCAAAAACATTATTGTAACACCTTggcccatgtctgccttgtgtttctccctcatttggtctcttgtgctcctgcccctctgtttacctgtcatgtttcccagtcatgtgcttctgttgtgttttggtcttgtctccgccctagccccaccctgtcatcagtgatttgtaaccccgccccctcttgattgatcctcaggtgtttccagtttcctgttccctcctcatgtatataagcccctttgtttcaagcgatctttgtctagtcttttgtgtgataccttgctgtgtgtctgtcaggttgtttttttgtttctagagttactggtttcttagttttgattatactttaatctcatctttgttattttagttatttcagtcttgtaatttcgtcttgcgtttacccgtgtttgttttctgtttatttttagtgaagctttggtttgtttgtttgttttagtttgtttatttaataaataatattataaatatttctgcacttacgtccacccttcTCATCTGTGACATAAGACTAGACCAATAAAATGGACGTAGCAGAATACCTTAGCAGAGGTGGGGTGGATTGGGAGGATGAGTACTGGTCTTTTGTTAGAAACAGACTTGAAGACCTGCACTGTACATCCCTTGTACGTGGTCCATCCTCCCCATTTCCAGCAGTACTCAATACCCCAGCCTCTGCTCCAGCGCTGCCCGTGGCATCCGCCGCCTCTGATTCTGCGCTGACCACTGCACCCGCCGCGCcggctcaagctgcacccgccgcgccggctcaagctgcacccgccgcgccggctcaagctgcacccgccgcgccggctcaagctgcacccgccgcgccggctcaagctgcacccgccgcgccggctcaagctgcacccgccgcgccggctcaagctgcacccgccgcgccggctcaagctgcaccagcagctcccgctgctccagctccagcagctcccgctgctccagcaccagcagctcccgctgctccagcaccagcagctcccgctgctccagctccagcaccagcagctcccgctgctccagcctcagctccagcaccagcagctcccgctgctccagcaccagcagctcccgctgccccagcctcagctccagcaccagcagctcccgctgctccagctccagcaccagcagctcccgctgctccagcctcagctccagcaccagcagcacccgctgccccaacCCTGGTACCAGCTCCAGCAGCCCCCGCTGCCCAAGCTTCAGGTCCAGCAGCCCCCGCTGCCTGCCGCTCCAgttcctgtgtctgcagtgcctgccgcccatgtggtacccactgcttcagctccagtgccagcggtgcccgctgctcctgctcctgtgtttgcagtgcctgccgctcatgtggtacccactgcctctgaccctgtgcccgcggctccggccgcctctgaccctgtgcccgcggctccggccgcctctgaccctgtgcccgcggctccggccgcctctgaccctgtgcccgcggctccggccgcctctgaccctgtgcccgcggctccggccgcctctgaccctgtgcccacggctccggccgcctctgaccctgtgcccgctgctccggccgcctctgaccctgtgcctgctctcagaactttgtacacccccaggCCAGCTCCCAGACCAACCCCCAGAACTgtgtttgtacccatgtctctccctgtcctggtccccgtgtctgtgtttgtacctgttcctgtccccggtggtttttctatTCCCGTCCCTATCACCATAttcgtgtcagtcccagtaagtgtatttgtcccagttcccctgcccagtcttgtccagtcccagttcccggccactgtccagtctgtgtttcaaccccctatccagtctccgtccctgtgtagtgtccagccctctgtccagtctcagccctttgtccagtctgtgtcccctgtccagtctaagccccgtgtccagtcttttgtccaggcCTTGTCCTCTGCCAAGTCTCAGCCctttgtccagtctgtgtcccctgtccagtctaagcccggtgtccagtcttttgtccagtccttgtcccctgtccagtctcagccccgtgtccagtcttttgtccagtccttgtcccctgtccagtctcagcccggtgtccagtcttttgtccagtccttgtcccctgtccagtctcagccccgtgtccagtcttttgtccagtccttgtcccctgtccagtctcagccccttgtccagtcttttgtccagtccttgtcccctgtccagtctcagccccttgtccagtcttttgtccagtccttgtcccctgtccagtctcagccccgtgtccagtcttttgtccagtccttgtcccctgtccagtctcagccccgtgtccagtcttttgtccagtccttgtcccctgtccagtctcagccccgtgtccagtcttttgtccagtctcaTCCCCCTCTCCTGTCTTtagtccagtctctgtttccgtccacagtccagtctcccCTTATGTCCAATGTCTAGTTCTAGTCCAGTCTCCTGTTTTGTCATGAGTTCCACCATCATAGTTCTGTCTCGTCTTgttctctgttccctctctctcggcgcctctggtagtggcgccgttgagggggggtgatgtaacaccttagcccatgtctgccttgtgtttctccctcatttggtctcttgtgctcctgcccctctgtttacctgtcatgtttcccagtcatgtgcttctgttgtgttttggtcttgtctccgccctagccccaccctgtcatcagtgatttgtaacccctccccctcttgattgatcctcaggtgtttccagtttcctgttccctcctcatgtatataagcccctttgtttcaagcgatctttgtctagtcttttgtgtgataccttgctgtgtgtctgtcaggttggttttttgtttctagagttactggtttcttagttttgattatactttaatctcatctttgttattttagttatttcagtcttgtaatttcgtcttgcgtttacccgtgtttgttttctgttatttttagtgaagctttggtttgtttgtttgttttagtttgttttagtttgtttatttaataaataatattataaatatttctgcacttacgtccacccttcTCATCTGTGACAATTATGGTGAATTTGGCTcttcccaggaaagaaagagcaagagttgcacaggataaattaatTAGttacctcagaaactgcaagttaacaacaCTCTAGAAAAGAGGACCTGAACACTTCAcactattttggtttgtttaacatttttaagtttctacattaTTCTTGCGTACCTTCACTGTCTGAataacttcagtatttatttacaaaaacaaaaataaaataattgaatgaGAAGTTGCCCAAACATTTGCCAGGTACTGTACATCTGAACAATATCAGTCTTATTCAATATGGGCCCACTACTGCTGCCTTTTAAAACTCTGCCTTCACAAAAGAATTGGGTGCAGCTATTTAGATGGGCTTTCTCAATCACAtaacatcgcgttcagtagctccttcatttcaaCTCGCTTCTGTATTTTACatagatctccatggaaacgcacacccaaagtgtaattatggtgcatagcaatggacaaatagctatttttcagcacgaggagacgaaactcagagatgtgcatctggataggactaaaattactggatgaCCACGGAGTTCACATGCACTTCAGATACCTAAATTAATCTACATAAACACTAAACATTTCTATATGCTTATATAGAAGACGCTGGCGGCTTGAGGAGACCGCACGGAAGTTGCCAGGCCAGGTCGAGGAGATGCCAGCTGTGGTAGTTGAGACAAGACAAACCTCTATCAGGGAAGGCAGCCTGGAGCAGTGGCAGTGGATGAGCTGGGGTGGACGGGAACAGCCGGTTGCTGGAGAAAGACAGGTGCAGAACCATCTTGTAACAGGGGGGGAGCGTGAGCCAACACCAcatgcgaggttgttcaacgagcaggtagagaggaagtgacagtttaaatagggaaggaagtgggaggagtgagggcgtggatcaactcccaaaactaagctataatacatagctccacttGGTGGTTTGTAAaggcattttagcagctgctccCTTAATCCAATTAATTTGCCtggcagaaaccttcctcattttgccttaATCTGCATGAACCCATCGGTGCTCTGAAccagccacaaatctcttcacagtacgTTGATCAAGCATACGTTTTCATGACATATCTAATGTTTTCAAATCTTTTCCAAGGCATTGCACTTCAGATACCTAAATGAATCTGCATAAACACTAAACATTTCTATATGCTTATATTTGTTCAAATGAGAATACGTTGCAAAATAACAAACACCTGACTCTAAATGAAGTTAAAACTGAGGCCACTAATACAATTTGTTTCAAAACTTTTTTCAAAAAAAGATACTGCAACTTAAACTACACAAGCAACTTTGCTTTGTTAATTGTGGCGATAATGGtgtagtatttgtatttttaatatcatatttacaataataataatacactattAATTACATCTAAACCCAAAAAAGGCAAAATGTTTTAAagagaaatgtatttattgtatccAGAGTGTACTGTTTACTGTATATTCTGTAATACAAATACAGATGCTTCTTAAATAAACACATGCTGATTGATGTTTAGTAGTCGACAATGAACTCTCTCTGCGTCATGCAGAAATCTGGCTTTAGGCTTTCAATGGTACAGTCAGAGGTGTCCATGGTGCACAGGCTGCAGTCACAGCTGAGAGCTACAGGATATGTGACATGAGGGTCAACACCAGGGGGACAGTCAGGCAGGCGAACAATTTCATAGCGAACATCCCTATAGGTGCACACATGCTGATAGATGGTGGAGAATGGGCTCTTGTACACCGGCTCCTGTATAAAACACATTCAGAAAtgattatactgtttttttttttttttttacaaaaaaaatcatgaaactttgtCCTGTAGGTTTTATATCGTTAGTGAAATGTAGTGTTCACCTTGGTGAGGCAATGTCCACTGCAAA encodes the following:
- the lhb gene encoding lutropin subunit beta encodes the protein MAAFPICTFIILLHFGTLLIIPAQSYLLQPCEPVNETVSVEKEGCPKCLVFQTTICSGHCLTKEPVYKSPFSTIYQHVCTYRDVRYEIVRLPDCPPGVDPHVTYPVALSCDCSLCTMDTSDCTIESLKPDFCMTQREFIVDY